In Podospora pseudopauciseta strain CBS 411.78 chromosome 2 map unlocalized CBS411.78m_2, whole genome shotgun sequence, the genomic stretch ATTCGGCCGCCTCTGTCGGCGATGCTTCCATCGGCAAGGGTGCTGCCTCGATCAGCAGCACTGGCGAGCACGAGTCAGCGTCTCACCGGGCAAAGAGGCAGGAGAAGCGCGAGAAGGTGCGGGAGAGCGAGACCAAAGAGAAGGGCGGTATTCGTGGTGCTTTCAAGCGTCTTTTCACGAGAGGTTAAAGTTTGCAAATTTGGTGAACACAAGACACAAGACACGGAGGAGGAATGCATGAGGCTTTTATGAGGACATGACCGTCTTTTCTCTTCGTTTCGTTTTTCAACTTCTGTTTTTTTCGGTCTGACGATGGGAAATGAAgattgatgaggatgggaatGATAAGGCCGTTATGGTACTTGGTTTCTTTTGGTGACgatggatggtggaggaggggaatttggtggtggtgggggggatgagaCGATTatgatggctgctgcttgATCTGATGGGTAGATGTGGTTTGGTTTCTGTTGCTGTTTGGGGATGATAATtagggaagaagagggaagagACTTGCTCTGGTTTCTTGAGATGAGAATTGAGAATTGTATGTTATGACTTTATGTGTGGGATATGAATTTCATTTTGATTTTCACTCATCATGCCTCATGAATCTTTGCAACAGTGATGATCACTATGATTTGATATGTGGCCATAAGGCGGCCGCCCTTTAATTTTGATGCTAAGGAGAAACTTATAGGGGATGGGCATTACAAAATATTCCACTCGTAATGCGTTAGCTCTTTGCTTGATCTGTGGCCATCATGAAGACATGAATGGCCGGGCCATAAGCTTGAGCGAGGTAACTAAAATAGTATTTGTATTGTTCATTTTCAGCCGGGCCCTCGCCACGTATATTTTTGATGATCCATGGTAACTCTTAATGAAGCCCCCAGCACCTTTCAACTTTGTTGATCATGTAAACGATGATTCCGTTTCTTATCATGACAGTTTTTCactcccccttcttttcgtcctccgccccaacagcaggaatcaaccccctcaaactcaaATCATAAACCACATCCTCGACCTTTTTCACGGCATACTTGATGCTGtcaaccctcttcctcagGATATCATTCTTCAGATTCAAGACCTGGAACCCGGCGTGCAGGTCCCTGATGAAGGCGGAGATCTCCACCGCGAGAGCGGTGTCGCCGAGCGTGACGGAATTCATCGCCAGGCGGGAGAGGTCGTCGATTATGGAgacgagggcgaggaggtacTCCTCGGTGGTAATGTGGAATGCATCGTCTTGGGCTGTGAGGTTCAAAGGGACGGAGTAGTATGTGGCCagctggaggggggtgaggagggtgtgggtGGATAGccaggtgaagaggaggcaaGTGGAGAGGGAGTCTTGGAGGGGGCGGGTCCATTTGTGGTTGTATCTGGGGAGATGGTTAACATTGGGGaatggggattggggggaaggggggaggaggggacgtACTTGTAGTAAGGATATTGAGATGCAAACGCTGAGAGCTTGCCTACGGTGGCGACTTGGGATTTGATGCCCTCTTCTacttgggggaggagggttgcGTCTTTCAGGTAACATTATCAGCCTATACGCTCAAAACACCGGCAGTGGGGGGGACATACACTTTGACCGCGGGGTTGAGTGAATCTTGGACAACAAACCCTGCGTGAAGGAGACATGCTGGTGAAGCTCGTCGACAATCTGCTCGAGCTCCTTGCGGACGGTGGTGTCCTCTTCGATCTTGGACTTGATTTGgtcgaagagggaggggtcgaTCATGGGGGGCATTTTGACGTTGGGTGAGATtgagagtggtggtggttgtgagtgaggttgaggttgggtgTCAAAGGTTGccaaacacacacactgTTCAAATTTTGAGATGTCCACACCACAGTTGCTGCACGGTCGGATTATCGGGCAATTGTTTGCAAGAGAAGGATTTTTAATGATGCCAAACTGCTGTCAGGCCTTGGTTATTTCAGATTCGAGATGGGAAGACACGAGA encodes the following:
- the tsn1 gene encoding Translin-1 (COG:S; EggNog:ENOG503P06S), giving the protein MPPMIDPSLFDQIKSKIEEDTTVRKELEQIVDELHQHVSFTQGLLSKIHSTPRSKYATLLPQVEEGIKSQVATVGKLSAFASQYPYYKYNHKWTRPLQDSLSTCLLFTWLSTHTLLTPLQLATYYSVPLNLTAQDDAFHITTEEYLLALVSIIDDLSRLAMNSVTLGDTALAVEISAFIRDLHAGFQVLNLKNDILRKRVDSIKYAVKKVEDVVYDLSLRGLIPAVGAEDEKKGE